In Coleofasciculus sp. FACHB-1120, one genomic interval encodes:
- a CDS encoding glycosyltransferase family 2 protein: MKKVSVIIPVYGVEKYIAATVQSVLDQSYKEFEVLIVDDGSPDRSVEICQQFTDPRIKIIRQPNSGVCAARNTGIRHAQGEYLAFLDGDDLWLSEKLEKHIEHLENSPSVGLSFSRSAFIDEAGQPLGIYQMPKLKEIAPPLILCRNPIGNGSVPVIRREVFETIKFQDDPQGNAKDCYFDERLRHFEDVECWLRISLKTDWQIEGIPEALTLYRVNSGGASANLLKQLEDLEKVLEKTRSYAPALIAQYGKPAKAYELRKLARWAVRLKAAPTAVDMTHRALSTHWRMILDEPQRTLLTLGAAYSLWLLPRPLYRQIESFALKMTGAAQKRRILRDRSRQLVL; the protein is encoded by the coding sequence ATGAAAAAGGTTTCTGTCATCATTCCAGTGTATGGCGTTGAAAAATATATAGCTGCTACAGTGCAATCGGTTCTCGATCAGAGTTATAAAGAGTTTGAGGTTCTGATTGTTGATGATGGCTCTCCTGACCGAAGTGTAGAAATTTGCCAGCAATTCACAGATCCTCGAATTAAAATTATTCGCCAGCCAAATAGCGGAGTCTGCGCCGCTCGAAATACAGGGATTCGCCATGCCCAAGGAGAATATCTGGCTTTTTTAGATGGGGATGACCTGTGGTTGTCAGAAAAGCTAGAAAAACATATTGAGCATCTAGAAAATTCGCCAAGTGTAGGGCTTAGCTTTAGCCGCTCTGCTTTCATTGATGAAGCGGGACAGCCATTAGGTATCTATCAAATGCCTAAACTTAAGGAGATTGCCCCACCCTTGATCCTCTGCCGCAACCCAATTGGAAATGGCTCAGTTCCAGTGATTCGGCGAGAGGTTTTTGAAACCATTAAATTTCAAGATGATCCTCAGGGTAATGCTAAAGATTGTTATTTTGATGAGCGATTGCGACATTTTGAGGATGTCGAATGCTGGCTTCGCATTTCCTTGAAGACTGATTGGCAAATCGAAGGCATTCCTGAAGCTTTGACGCTGTACCGAGTAAATTCTGGGGGCGCTTCAGCCAACCTACTCAAGCAGTTAGAGGACTTGGAAAAGGTGCTGGAAAAAACTCGCTCCTACGCTCCTGCTTTGATTGCTCAGTATGGAAAACCAGCCAAAGCGTACGAGTTGCGGAAATTAGCTCGCTGGGCAGTCCGGCTGAAAGCTGCGCCAACCGCTGTAGACATGACTCACCGAGCCTTATCTACCCACTGGCGCATGATTCTTGATGAACCCCAGCGGACACTTTTAACTTTGGGCGCTGCCTATTCGCTCTGGTTACTGCCACGCCCTCTCTACCGCCAGATAGAAAGTTTCGCCTTAAAAATGACAGGAGCCGCCCAAAAACGGCGCATTCTTCGAGATCGCTCCCGTCAATTAGTATTATGA
- a CDS encoding DUF6817 domain-containing protein translates to MHSFSQTNIQLFNQLRAEGYSSNDLSCIRDAYQLTMQLFTGAFRASGKTFIAHLVSTASILASLRVPVEVVAAGLLHATYTHGDFGDGKKGISDAKREQVKRAVGKEVEEYLARYAMFSWNKKTIPAIFHRFDTLDPLDRNILLVRLANELEEYLDFGIVYCGDFKHQQYINYDGHLIIEMAQKLGFPNLANHLAEAVKETALAEIPSEFCNTNAQDVSFRIAPKSYQKRLSLTFHSWLIRKPRRLVSAIVRKFGSLHLSISLKRNAAAGSQPD, encoded by the coding sequence ATGCACTCTTTTTCCCAAACAAACATCCAACTCTTCAACCAGCTACGCGCAGAAGGCTACTCAAGCAACGATCTTAGCTGCATCCGCGATGCTTATCAGCTAACAATGCAGCTTTTCACAGGTGCCTTTCGAGCCTCTGGTAAGACGTTTATCGCCCATCTAGTTAGTACTGCGAGTATCCTAGCTTCTCTTCGTGTACCTGTGGAGGTAGTAGCGGCAGGCCTGCTTCATGCTACCTATACTCATGGCGACTTTGGAGACGGGAAAAAAGGCATTTCCGATGCCAAACGGGAACAGGTAAAACGTGCTGTTGGCAAAGAGGTCGAGGAGTATCTTGCTAGATATGCCATGTTCTCCTGGAATAAAAAAACAATTCCCGCTATTTTTCACCGCTTTGATACGCTCGATCCGCTTGACCGCAATATTCTTTTAGTACGCTTAGCCAATGAGCTAGAAGAATACTTAGATTTTGGTATTGTTTATTGCGGAGATTTCAAACATCAACAATACATTAATTATGACGGTCATCTCATCATAGAAATGGCACAAAAGCTAGGTTTTCCTAATTTAGCTAATCATCTGGCAGAAGCGGTTAAAGAAACTGCACTTGCTGAAATACCCAGCGAGTTCTGCAACACAAACGCTCAAGATGTTTCGTTTCGTATTGCTCCAAAGTCCTACCAGAAGAGGCTGTCACTCACCTTTCATAGCTGGTTGATTCGTAAACCGCGCCGTTTAGTTTCTGCAATTGTTCGTAAGTTTGGTAGCTTACATCTCAGTATCTCCTTGAAGAGAAATGCTGCGGCTGGAAGCCAGCCAGACTAA
- a CDS encoding glycosyltransferase, producing the protein MLEPQITIVVVPRERFSFTRESLESIYEHTQMPFKLVYVDGNSPSHIKRYLEEEARKRNFEIIRTDYYLSPNQGRNIGLRQVKTKYLVFIDNDVLVTPGWLERMFECAEETEASVVTPLTCEGTPAHEHIHCAGGQVHVREEIKDGTVRRRMREKMYKQGKKVEQVRNQLKREQTELAEFHCMFVRTEIFERIGGQLDEGMMNTKEHLDFCMTVIQAGGTVYFEPDSLVTYVPGPPLELSDMTFYMLRWSDAWELASLHRLRDKWNVEEDQYFTNRYRRVGWRRHMTITRPLAARIGDLGNRLVIFGKKKTRLEKILVPMDKALNRYLTTSQARRLSQIKKEAQTLKEPEKTPMGASSR; encoded by the coding sequence ATGCTAGAACCACAAATTACGATTGTTGTTGTACCCCGCGAGCGTTTCAGCTTCACCCGCGAGTCGTTGGAGAGCATCTACGAACATACACAAATGCCCTTCAAGTTAGTCTACGTAGATGGAAATTCACCGTCTCATATCAAGCGGTATTTAGAAGAAGAGGCGCGTAAGAGAAACTTTGAAATCATTCGGACTGATTACTACCTGTCTCCAAATCAAGGCAGAAATATCGGTCTGCGTCAGGTCAAAACCAAGTATCTTGTCTTCATTGATAACGACGTGCTAGTTACCCCGGGCTGGCTAGAGCGTATGTTTGAGTGTGCTGAAGAAACGGAAGCCTCGGTAGTCACGCCTCTTACTTGTGAAGGTACCCCCGCACACGAACACATTCACTGTGCAGGCGGACAAGTCCACGTGCGAGAGGAAATTAAAGACGGTACAGTTCGACGGCGGATGCGCGAGAAAATGTACAAACAAGGTAAAAAAGTCGAGCAGGTACGCAACCAGCTTAAGCGGGAACAAACTGAGCTTGCAGAATTTCACTGTATGTTCGTTCGCACCGAAATATTTGAGCGGATTGGTGGTCAGCTTGATGAAGGCATGATGAATACCAAGGAACACCTGGATTTTTGTATGACGGTAATTCAGGCTGGGGGTACTGTGTACTTTGAGCCTGACTCCCTAGTGACATATGTTCCCGGTCCGCCACTAGAGTTGTCAGATATGACCTTTTATATGCTTCGTTGGAGTGATGCTTGGGAACTTGCTAGCTTGCACCGCTTGCGCGACAAGTGGAATGTAGAAGAGGATCAATATTTCACAAATCGCTATCGACGGGTAGGATGGCGGCGACACATGACCATTACCAGACCTCTAGCTGCTCGTATTGGCGACCTTGGCAACCGCCTGGTCATTTTTGGCAAGAAAAAAACCAGACTTGAGAAAATATTGGTGCCTATGGATAAGGCGCTAAACCGTTATCTCACTACTAGTCAGGCTCGCCGTCTATCTCAGATAAAAAAAGAAGCTCAAACCCTAAAAGAGCCGGAAAAAACTCCAATGGGAGCATCCTCACGTTAG
- a CDS encoding ABC transporter ATP-binding protein, whose translation MSRSQTLGRENRLLGAKARVKFSLMKRFGKFDELVSLIFQVPKNFLYLGLGAMVLSSVLDAVGIGLMIPFLKVLLDEGGIFVLPRMALTEGINSWLVQQSKGVIVTLFALVLMGSLILKAYFYYLSQALTSIYREGVIKRLRKSLYKTYLYSPIEFFDNVQLGKVTSTLHTEVMETNRLLTAIFFGLTNLLILIAYLGTLVIVSWKMTIMTTFLITGVGLGLNYLLKKIEKSGGLVVSAKRGLNALALDTLGGVRVVKSYGAEDFELSRFNKISTNYMEASTGLAKKLSLIDPITELATLAAAMVVLVGSYTLFISKGLLTTSELLVFMLVLIKIVPVLKKVNTSRGSIQEAVPALTKVTEALSLPEKYPVPTGSHQFTGLRDRIVFHDVKFAYSGRSYVLNGLDIEIPRGKTVALVGGSGAGKSTVAALITRFYEVTEGVIEIDGQDIRNYDPVSLRQHIGVVSQDTYIFNASLLDNIAYGLEEISRERVIEAARLANAHEFISQLPNQYDTIVGDRGVRLSGGQRQRISIARAMLRDPEIMILDEATSALDSQSEHLVQEALERLRANRTAIVIAHRLATVRNADKIVVMEKGRIVEQGNHDELIVKRGHYWSYHNLQSLPV comes from the coding sequence ATGAGTCGAAGTCAAACACTCGGTCGGGAAAACAGGTTGTTGGGAGCTAAAGCAAGAGTAAAATTTAGCTTAATGAAGCGATTCGGGAAATTTGATGAATTGGTGTCCCTGATTTTTCAAGTTCCTAAAAACTTTCTCTATCTAGGTTTGGGAGCGATGGTGTTATCGTCTGTGCTAGATGCGGTAGGCATTGGATTGATGATTCCATTTCTTAAGGTGCTTTTAGATGAAGGGGGTATTTTTGTTCTTCCTCGAATGGCTTTGACAGAGGGGATAAACAGTTGGTTAGTCCAGCAGAGCAAAGGAGTTATCGTCACATTATTTGCCTTGGTACTCATGGGTTCTTTGATACTTAAGGCTTATTTTTACTATTTGTCTCAAGCCTTGACTTCAATTTATAGAGAAGGTGTCATCAAACGGTTGAGAAAAAGTCTATATAAAACTTACCTATATTCTCCTATAGAATTTTTTGATAATGTGCAGTTGGGAAAAGTAACCAGCACTCTCCATACAGAGGTAATGGAGACAAATAGGCTACTAACGGCTATATTTTTTGGTCTAACGAACCTACTGATATTAATAGCGTATTTGGGAACGCTGGTGATAGTGTCTTGGAAAATGACTATTATGACTACCTTTTTAATAACGGGGGTTGGTTTAGGGCTAAATTATTTATTAAAGAAAATTGAAAAATCTGGAGGGTTAGTTGTATCTGCAAAACGTGGTTTGAACGCTTTGGCTCTAGATACTTTAGGAGGTGTTCGTGTAGTTAAATCCTATGGTGCAGAGGATTTTGAACTCAGTCGATTTAATAAGATATCTACAAATTACATGGAAGCGAGTACCGGATTAGCTAAGAAGCTTAGCTTGATAGATCCGATCACTGAGTTGGCGACTTTGGCGGCGGCTATGGTGGTGCTTGTAGGTAGCTACACTTTATTCATCTCCAAGGGTCTTCTTACTACTTCAGAGCTGCTGGTATTCATGCTAGTTCTGATTAAGATTGTTCCGGTACTTAAAAAGGTAAACACTTCCAGGGGTTCTATTCAAGAAGCAGTACCAGCTTTGACGAAAGTCACAGAGGCTCTGTCTTTGCCAGAAAAATATCCGGTTCCCACTGGAAGTCACCAATTTACAGGATTGCGCGATCGCATTGTTTTCCATGATGTAAAATTTGCCTACAGCGGACGTTCTTATGTCCTCAACGGCTTGGATATAGAAATTCCAAGAGGTAAAACAGTCGCGTTGGTTGGAGGTTCCGGAGCCGGGAAATCGACCGTTGCAGCTTTAATTACACGTTTCTACGAAGTTACCGAAGGCGTAATTGAAATCGACGGTCAAGATATCCGTAACTACGATCCTGTTTCCCTACGCCAGCACATTGGAGTTGTTAGCCAAGATACCTACATATTCAACGCTTCACTTCTCGATAACATTGCTTACGGTTTAGAAGAAATCAGCAGAGAAAGGGTTATAGAAGCAGCTCGCCTTGCCAACGCCCACGAATTTATCTCTCAATTGCCCAACCAGTACGACACAATAGTTGGAGATAGAGGTGTCAGGCTTTCTGGAGGGCAACGGCAGAGAATTTCAATTGCAAGAGCAATGCTCCGTGACCCAGAAATTATGATTCTCGATGAAGCAACGAGTGCCTTAGATTCCCAGTCAGAACACTTAGTGCAAGAGGCACTGGAACGCTTACGAGCAAACCGGACGGCAATCGTAATTGCCCACCGTTTAGCTACAGTCCGCAACGCTGACAAAATTGTGGTCATGGAGAAAGGTCGAATTGTTGAACAGGGGAATCATGACGAGTTAATTGTCAAGCGCGGACACTACTGGTCTTATCACAATCTTCAGTCTTTACCTGTGTGA
- a CDS encoding glycosyltransferase yields the protein MRVAMIVGRFPVLSETFVLNQVTGLIDRGHEVDIYTEAPGETAKMHPNVEKYQLLERTQCMGMPLNRFLRLLKGIWLFSINYQKNPALLMQSLNVFKYGKDAASLRLLYAVVSALPSLDNGTYDIVHCQFGTFGFLGLAFRIMTAPKGKLIVSFRGYDISWYLQWAGDDVYNRLFKVVDVCLPNCDYFKQRLIKLGADENKIVIMRSGIDCSKFIFTTRHLPTDGHIRIVTTGRLVEKKGLEYGIRAVAKLITLHPNIEYNIIGDGPLGEDLQQLIQELNVGETVKLLGRMQQQELIKILDNSHIFIAPCVTATNGDQDAPVNVLKEAMAMGLPVIGTQHGGIPELIEDGISGFLVPERDADTLAEKLGYLIEHSEIWPEMGRAGRAYVEKHYDLNKLNDLLVETYQ from the coding sequence ATGAGAGTAGCTATGATCGTCGGACGCTTCCCTGTTTTGTCGGAAACGTTTGTCTTAAATCAAGTTACAGGTCTGATTGATCGCGGACACGAAGTTGATATCTACACGGAGGCACCGGGCGAGACTGCCAAGATGCATCCGAACGTAGAAAAATATCAACTTCTGGAGCGCACCCAGTGTATGGGAATGCCACTAAATCGCTTCTTGCGGTTGCTGAAGGGTATTTGGCTGTTTAGCATCAATTACCAAAAAAATCCAGCACTCTTGATGCAAAGTCTCAACGTTTTTAAATACGGCAAAGACGCTGCTTCACTCAGGCTATTGTACGCAGTAGTATCGGCACTTCCATCACTCGACAATGGCACATACGACATCGTCCATTGCCAATTTGGAACCTTCGGATTTTTAGGTCTTGCCTTTCGGATTATGACTGCTCCCAAAGGTAAGCTAATCGTGTCATTTCGCGGCTACGATATCAGCTGGTATCTTCAGTGGGCAGGTGATGATGTTTACAACCGACTGTTTAAGGTGGTAGACGTTTGCCTCCCCAACTGCGATTATTTCAAACAGCGATTAATCAAATTAGGTGCAGACGAGAATAAAATTGTCATCATGCGATCGGGAATTGATTGTTCCAAGTTTATTTTTACCACACGTCATCTACCCACTGATGGTCACATTCGGATTGTCACTACAGGCCGTCTCGTAGAAAAAAAAGGTTTGGAATATGGTATTCGTGCCGTTGCTAAGTTAATAACACTTCACCCGAATATCGAGTACAACATCATTGGTGATGGCCCTTTAGGAGAAGACTTACAGCAACTCATTCAGGAACTGAATGTTGGCGAAACCGTAAAGCTGCTCGGTCGTATGCAGCAGCAGGAACTGATTAAAATTCTCGATAACTCCCATATCTTTATAGCTCCATGCGTGACCGCTACAAACGGCGACCAAGACGCACCTGTAAACGTCTTAAAAGAGGCAATGGCTATGGGTTTGCCAGTCATCGGTACTCAACACGGTGGCATCCCAGAACTTATTGAAGATGGTATTTCAGGCTTTCTGGTTCCTGAGCGGGATGCCGATACTCTGGCTGAAAAATTGGGCTATTTAATCGAGCATTCAGAGATTTGGCCGGAAATGGGTCGAGCTGGTCGTGCCTACGTGGAAAAACACTACGACCTTAACAAACTCAACGATCTGCTGGTGGAAACCTATCAATAG